The Beijerinckiaceae bacterium genome has a window encoding:
- a CDS encoding cation transporter gives MAKHEHHDHDGHAPDAGHAHAHAPKDFGAAFAIGISLNLGFIIVEVIYGLFANSIALIADAGHNLGDVLGLVMAWVATLLARRAPSLTYTYGLRRGTILAALGNAVLLLVSVGAIAVEAVRRLMEPSDVASLTVMAVAAIGIVINGVTAWLFASGRKGDINLRAAFLHMAYDALVSAGVVVAAGVILLTGWTRLDPLVSLAIAGIILAGTWSLLRDSVGMSLDAVPAGIKLDEVGDFLRHQPGVVAIHDLHIWSMSTTETALTCHVLMPGGHPGDVYLVELAQQLHERYDIGHTTIQVELDENTICALQPDHVV, from the coding sequence ATGGCTAAGCATGAACATCACGATCACGACGGCCACGCGCCCGACGCCGGTCATGCCCATGCGCATGCGCCGAAAGACTTCGGCGCCGCCTTCGCGATCGGCATTAGCCTCAATCTGGGTTTTATCATCGTCGAAGTCATCTATGGGCTGTTTGCGAACTCGATCGCCCTGATCGCCGACGCGGGCCATAATCTCGGCGATGTCCTTGGGCTTGTGATGGCATGGGTTGCAACGCTGCTGGCACGGCGCGCGCCCTCGCTCACCTATACTTATGGACTGCGGCGCGGCACGATTTTGGCCGCGCTCGGCAATGCGGTTTTGCTGCTGGTGTCGGTCGGCGCAATCGCGGTCGAGGCGGTGCGCCGTCTGATGGAGCCGAGCGACGTCGCAAGTCTGACCGTCATGGCCGTCGCGGCGATCGGCATTGTGATTAACGGCGTGACGGCATGGCTGTTCGCCTCAGGCCGCAAGGGCGACATCAACCTGCGTGCCGCTTTCCTGCACATGGCCTATGACGCGCTTGTATCGGCGGGCGTTGTGGTCGCCGCCGGAGTGATCCTGCTCACCGGCTGGACGCGGCTTGATCCGCTCGTCAGCCTCGCGATCGCCGGGATCATTCTGGCCGGCACCTGGAGCCTGCTGCGGGACTCCGTCGGCATGTCGCTCGATGCGGTGCCGGCCGGGATCAAGCTCGACGAGGTCGGCGATTTTCTGCGGCACCAGCCGGGCGTCGTCGCGATTCACGACCTGCATATCTGGTCGATGAGCACGACCGAAACCGCTTTGACGTGCCATGTCCTGATGCCGGGCGGGCATCCCGGCGACGTATATTTGGTGGAACTCGCGCAACAGCTGCACGAGCGCTATGACATCGGCCACACGACGATTCAAGTCGAACTGGATGAGAATACCATCTGCGCACTGCAACCGGATCATGTGGTCTGA
- a CDS encoding cobalt transporter has translation MACCHHDHGASAKPLNSPRWRRALWVAFLINAGFFLTEIAAGTAAGSTALQADALDFFGDATNYAISLGVAGMTLTWRARAAVAKGGTLIVFALWVLGSTTWHAFYGTLPHAEVMGLVGLAALIANGGVALMLYRFRGGDANMRSVWICSRNDALGNVAVMLAAMGVFGTGANWPDLVVAALIGGLGLWGGWQIVFQAHYELRTGRATHAVTAAE, from the coding sequence ATGGCCTGCTGTCATCATGACCACGGTGCCAGCGCCAAGCCGCTGAACAGCCCTCGCTGGCGGCGCGCGCTTTGGGTTGCCTTCCTCATCAACGCTGGGTTTTTTCTGACCGAAATCGCCGCCGGTACCGCAGCCGGCTCGACCGCCCTGCAGGCCGACGCCCTCGATTTCTTCGGGGATGCAACGAACTACGCCATTAGCCTTGGTGTGGCCGGAATGACGTTGACTTGGCGCGCCCGTGCCGCTGTCGCCAAAGGCGGCACTTTGATTGTTTTCGCGCTATGGGTGCTTGGAAGCACCACATGGCACGCGTTCTACGGCACTCTGCCACACGCCGAGGTCATGGGCCTGGTTGGTCTTGCCGCCTTGATCGCCAATGGTGGCGTGGCGCTCATGCTCTACCGTTTCCGCGGCGGTGACGCGAACATGCGCTCCGTCTGGATTTGCTCACGCAATGATGCGCTCGGCAATGTCGCGGTGATGCTCGCGGCGATGGGGGTTTTTGGTACTGGCGCCAACTGGCCAGATTTGGTCGTGGCCGCCCTTATCGGCGGGCTGGGTCTGTGGGGTGGCTGGCAGATTGTCTTTCAAGCGCATTATGAGCTGCGTACTGGAAGGGCAACGCACGCCGTCACGGCGGCCGAGTAA
- a CDS encoding MerR family transcriptional regulator, which yields MSIGTFSIGELARLTGTKVETVRYYEHIGLLPSAARTGGNYRVYARSHLERLSFIRRGRDLGFSLDEVRELLRLSDDRDRSCAEVDRIARVHLIEVERKLADLMALGAELRQLVDQCQHGTIAECRIIEALAPAA from the coding sequence ATGTCGATTGGCACCTTCAGCATCGGCGAGTTGGCGCGCCTCACCGGCACCAAGGTTGAGACCGTTCGCTATTACGAACATATCGGCCTATTGCCATCAGCGGCGCGCACCGGCGGCAATTATCGCGTCTATGCCCGCAGTCACCTTGAACGCCTGAGCTTTATCCGGCGCGGCCGTGATCTTGGTTTCTCGCTGGACGAGGTGCGAGAGCTGCTGCGGCTATCCGATGACCGGGATCGGTCCTGCGCCGAAGTTGACCGGATCGCGCGGGTTCACCTGATCGAAGTGGAACGCAAGCTCGCCGATCTGATGGCGCTTGGCGCCGAGCTTCGCCAGCTCGTTGACCAATGCCAGCATGGCACGATTGCGGAGTGTCGTATTATTGAAGCCCTCGCCCCCGCTGCATAG
- a CDS encoding nitronate monooxygenase codes for MAWPQNLQPMSLPVIGAPLFIISNPRLVIAQCKNGVIGAFPALNARPKEALEDWLATITSELAAFAVANPGAEVAPFAVNQIIHASNDRLAHDLALCGKYKVPIIITSLSAPKEIVPHVHAWGGLVFHDVISVRHARKAIDSGVDGLILVCAGAGGHAGTLSPFALVEEVRKFWQGPLALAGAIATGRGVLAARAMGADFAYVGTRFIASEEANADLRYKEMIVASDASDVLYSAYFTGVAGNYLRQSVINAGLDPDHLPERDKSVMNFEAGKAAETVKAWRDIWGAGQGVGATSDILPAAEIIQRMRREYLRAKEDLCAH; via the coding sequence ATGGCCTGGCCTCAGAATTTGCAACCCATGTCGTTGCCGGTCATCGGCGCGCCCCTTTTTATTATTTCAAATCCCCGTTTGGTGATCGCGCAATGCAAGAACGGCGTCATTGGCGCCTTTCCGGCCCTCAATGCACGGCCGAAGGAGGCGCTCGAGGATTGGCTCGCGACAATCACCTCCGAACTCGCCGCATTCGCAGTTGCAAATCCAGGCGCCGAAGTTGCGCCATTCGCGGTCAATCAGATCATTCATGCTTCCAACGACAGGCTCGCGCATGACCTCGCGCTGTGCGGCAAATACAAAGTGCCGATCATTATAACGAGCCTTTCGGCACCGAAAGAAATTGTGCCCCACGTACATGCCTGGGGCGGCCTGGTTTTTCATGACGTCATCAGCGTCCGCCACGCCAGGAAAGCGATCGATTCAGGGGTCGATGGGCTGATTCTTGTCTGTGCCGGAGCAGGGGGGCATGCGGGCACCCTGTCCCCTTTCGCGCTCGTGGAGGAAGTGCGCAAGTTTTGGCAGGGTCCGCTCGCATTGGCGGGCGCGATCGCAACGGGACGGGGCGTGCTCGCCGCGCGCGCGATGGGCGCCGACTTTGCTTATGTCGGCACGCGATTCATTGCCTCGGAAGAGGCCAATGCCGATCTGCGCTACAAGGAAATGATTGTCGCGAGTGACGCTTCCGACGTTCTTTATTCAGCCTATTTTACCGGCGTGGCCGGAAATTATCTCCGCCAGAGTGTGATCAACGCCGGGCTCGATCCCGACCATTTGCCGGAACGCGACAAAAGCGTGATGAACTTCGAGGCCGGTAAGGCCGCCGAAACAGTGAAGGCGTGGCGCGATATTTGGGGGGCCGGGCAAGGGGTCGGCGCCACCAGCGATATTTTGCCCGCCGCGGAAATCATCCAAAGAATGCGCCGCGAATATCTGCGCGCAAAGGAAGATCTTTGCGCGCATTGA
- a CDS encoding carbonate dehydratase gives MHRRRLLKALAGLAMCPLCADTGFAAEGSHWSYQGTTGPNHWGDLDPASRLCTVGDRQSPIVIDGAIEAQLPALQIAWAGRPDTIVNNGHSIQLNFGLGGTLKIGSELYTLDQFHFHHPSEHVVNGKNFAMEIHFVHRDVKGSAGVIGVMMTAGKPNPVFAKVAATMPAAEGPPVKADPGIDPNGLLPPNLGYYRYSGSLTTPPCDEIVDWMLLTDPIEVAEADIAAFARLYPMNARPAQRLERRFVLRSD, from the coding sequence ATGCATCGTCGACGACTACTGAAAGCGCTTGCCGGACTTGCGATGTGCCCGCTTTGCGCAGATACCGGATTCGCAGCCGAGGGATCGCACTGGAGTTATCAAGGCACCACCGGCCCCAATCATTGGGGCGATCTGGATCCGGCCAGCCGCCTCTGCACAGTCGGAGATAGGCAATCGCCCATCGTCATCGACGGTGCCATCGAGGCGCAGTTGCCGGCGCTCCAAATCGCTTGGGCGGGACGCCCCGACACGATCGTTAACAACGGCCATTCCATTCAGCTCAATTTCGGCTTGGGCGGGACGCTGAAGATTGGCTCCGAGCTCTACACGCTCGATCAATTTCACTTCCATCATCCGAGCGAGCACGTCGTCAACGGCAAGAACTTCGCGATGGAAATTCATTTCGTTCATCGCGATGTCAAAGGATCTGCCGGCGTGATCGGTGTGATGATGACAGCTGGCAAGCCAAATCCGGTCTTCGCCAAAGTCGCGGCGACCATGCCCGCGGCCGAGGGTCCCCCGGTCAAAGCCGATCCAGGCATCGATCCGAACGGTCTGCTTCCCCCAAACCTCGGTTACTATCGCTATTCGGGGTCGCTCACGACACCGCCGTGCGACGAGATCGTCGACTGGATGCTTTTGACCGATCCCATCGAGGTGGCGGAGGCTGACATCGCCGCGTTCGCCAGGCTTTATCCCATGAACGCGCGGCCGGCCCAAAGATTGGAACGCCGCTTCGTGTTGCGCTCGGACTGA
- a CDS encoding tellurium resistance protein TerC has product MDFSTTAFWLPLLEIIWIDILLSGDNAVVIALACRSLPDGQRKAGIVLGSSAAVALRVVCTFLVVELLALPFVKVGGGLLLLWIAIRLVGEEAPEKAIKPANTLWSAIRIIVVADAVMSLDNMMAVAAAAKGSKLLILLGLALSIPFIIFGSTLLLPLFNRFPILIWAGAALLGWVAGDLIGADPEIEVWLRPRLPNFELWCAAAGAFFVMLVGWLGNRQKSVE; this is encoded by the coding sequence ATGGACTTCAGTACAACGGCTTTTTGGCTCCCGCTTCTAGAGATTATCTGGATCGATATTCTGCTATCGGGGGACAATGCCGTCGTCATCGCACTCGCGTGCCGGTCGCTGCCCGATGGGCAACGGAAAGCCGGGATTGTTCTCGGGTCCAGCGCGGCCGTGGCGTTGCGCGTCGTTTGCACATTTCTGGTCGTGGAATTGTTGGCGCTGCCCTTTGTCAAGGTTGGGGGCGGCCTCTTGTTGCTTTGGATCGCGATCCGCCTCGTCGGTGAAGAAGCGCCCGAGAAAGCCATCAAACCGGCCAACACGCTGTGGTCGGCGATCCGCATCATCGTCGTCGCGGATGCGGTGATGTCCCTTGACAATATGATGGCGGTGGCAGCCGCGGCCAAAGGATCGAAACTCTTGATCCTCCTTGGACTGGCCCTGTCGATTCCATTTATCATTTTCGGATCGACGCTGCTGCTTCCGCTCTTCAATCGGTTTCCCATTCTCATCTGGGCTGGCGCGGCCCTGCTCGGCTGGGTCGCGGGCGATCTTATCGGCGCCGATCCGGAGATCGAGGTTTGGCTGCGGCCGCGCCTCCCAAATTTCGAGCTTTGGTGCGCGGCCGCCGGCGCTTTTTTTGTGATGCTGGTGGGTTGGCTCGGCAATCGACAAAAAAGCGTGGAGTAA